GATTTATTGTGATTAATCCAGTCCGAAATAATGTGAAAATTTACATTATCTGACCATTTCAATGATGATTGTTTTGATTTAATACCAGCTTGTGTAATTTGTTGCCAGAATGGCTATTCTTCATGCCGAAGCAGGGTAATCAGACTGTCAAGTTCCGTGTCGTCGGCGTGCTTTATTGTTTGCTCTTTATCCTTCATATTTATTTCGTTGACCTTTTTCTTTTCTCTTTCATTTTCTTTTTCTTCGACTTGCTTCTTATTCTGCTCCAGCACCTTATCAACACGATGAATCAGATTTTCCCATTCTTTTTCCGTAAAGGTTCGACTGCCGATCTGGTAAGTCTGCTCCGTCTCGTCATTTTCTAATTTTATTTTCATGTCACGTATTTTATCTTGAATGATCTTTAACATATCAGTTCGTGTTAACGCGCTCTTCTCTGAACTGGCAGAGCTATTTGGTTGCCTTGTCTTTTTAAGCGAATCAGTCGCCTGTGAAAAGGTTTCCGAAAAGCTTACCCCCGAGGCGCTCCTCGTATTATTTTTGTTAACTGCATTCTGATATGATGTCCCGGTATACTGCCCTTTAATTGATGAAACTGTCATTTTTTTCCTCCTTAATCAATCGGCTGGCGGCGCTTGCCCAATTCCATTTGCCAATTTTAACGCTTCCTGGCGTTCTTTCCTGCAATATTTTTTCATAATTTATTTAGTCCTTTTCTTTTACCTTATTTCCTTTCAGTTTAGGACTACACTTTTATGATAACACTCCATGCTTATTTTGGAAAGATCAGGGTTGTTGTCATTCCCTGATTTGCAGCACTTTTTATCTGCATGGTTCCTTTGTGGGCTTCCACAATCTGCCGGACAAGCAGTAATCCTAAGCCATGTCTCACATCCAGCCTTTCATCTGTGCTGTTCATGTAATGAGGCTTTTTATCTAATTCTTGAAGCTTTTCAGCCGATAAGCCAATACCATTATCAGCGATAGTGAGAATCAATGAAGTCCCGGAGCAATCAAGAGACAGCTTAACATTACAGCCTTGCGGATTGTGTTTTAAACTATTCTGTACCAAATTGCTTACCGCCCGTGAGATTAAACGGGGGGCACAGTCGATTGTGGCTGTTTCGGCAGTCGGGGTGATTTCAAGCTCAATGGAATAACTATCGGAAACACCCGTATTAAATATTTCCGCCACATACGAACGCAGCAGCTTTGATAATCTGACCGGCTCTTTGTGTAACGGCTGCATTTCATATTCCAACTGTGATACCAAATTCAAATCTTGAACCAGTTCTTTTATCTTAATGCTTTGCTTTAGGATAATTTCTGCCTGTTCTTTAATTGAATTGTCTGCAACGGTGCTATCCGCGAGACGGCCGGCATACCCCATAATCATAGAAAGCGGTGTTCGTATGTCATGGGAAACGCCGCTGATCCAGTTTGCCCGCGCTTCATTCTGCCGGCTTAATATCAGTGATGACTTATTCACGCTGTTAGCCACCTCAGACAGTTCCCCGCGTACGGCAAGTGATACCGGCTTCCCGTCAGCAAGTGTTTCGATCGAGGCAACAATCGGCTCTGTATTCCTGATAATTTTTCGTTTTGACAGGTAGTATGCGAGAAACAGGAGCAGCAAATCAATTGCAAGCATTCCCATAAAGTAGAGTGGTAAAGCCTGAATTGCTCGAATGGAGAAGTAATTACTGATGAGTTTTGTGTAACTGTCTTTGGGATAACCCAATACCAGCAGCCCCTCTTCGGCATTCCAGACAAAAACAGGGTAATCCTTGAGATAGCCTCTGGAAAAAACGGCTACATCCTGAACGCTATAGATGTCCGGAATATTCTCCGGCAGATCAACCGACCACGCACATTGTCCCTCCGAGTCCAGAAACATGGCCCAAATGTGATTGCTTTGGAGCTTTTGGCGGGCCTCTTCCGAGATGCCGTCGAAATTAGATGCTGCGGCGATATCTTCTAACATATTGGAAGGGGAAGTCTCACCATAGTCTTTGGTAATGACATTATGAAACGTCCAGCCAAAAGAGACTGTATTTATCAGCAACAAGACGATCACAAAGACAGCAAAAGCGGCCAAATGCCTTGCAATATATCTCCCAAATGATTTCATGGCATCACTTCCTTGTATTCAGCTTATAGCCTAATCCCTTAATCGTAATGAGTGAAACCGGCTTTGACGGGTCGGTTTCTATCTTTTCCCTTATACGCCGAATATGGGCATTCAGGCTGTTTTCATACCCAAAAGGATTATCTCCCCATAGCGCTTCGCAGAGTGCGTCAACCGTTACAATCTTTCCCTCGTTCCGAGCAAGAGCTTCCAGCAGCGCGTGTTCTTTTGCTGTCAACGATATCACTTCGTTTTCTTTTATTACTTCGGCGCGGCTGAAATCAACCGTAGATCCTTCCAATTTAATAAGCAGGGCATCCTCTTTATAACACCGCCGCAATACAGCATAAACGCGCAGAAGTAATTCCTGGGGCAAAAACGGTTTTACAATATAGTCATCCGCGCCAAGTCCAAGACCAGCCAACTTGTCCGTTGCTTCGTCCTTTGCCGTCAGAAAAATAATCGGTACATCTGTAAAGACGCGCATCTGCTGCATAAGCGAGAATCCGTCCCCGTCCGGCAGCATTACATCCAGAATTGCCAAATCCGGTTTTTCTTCTTTGGCGGCTGCAACGCCCTCCCAGACAGAAGCAGCTCCAACGATATTTTCAAACCCGTCATCCATCAGGATAGCAGTCACCAATTTAAGTAAGTCCGGCTCGTCATCCACCAGCAGGAGCTTTTTATCATGTAAGAACGAATGATTCAAGATATCACCTCCACCTAAACAATGATTAGGTAATTGCGAAAATGCCGTGAGCTTTGGGTTCAGTTTGCACAAACGATTTCGTAACGTGTAGGCGAACAGTGTAGAAATTGTTTCGTTCAAACTGCACATAAAGCAACCGTTGTTTGATGTTTTTTAATTTCGCAATTACCAAAACAATTATAGCATGGCGTAGCAATATTGAGAGTGTTCCCGCGAAAAAGTAAGGTAAAAGTAAGGACGCGAGAATGCAAATGTCAGGATGGTGTTGTACCATAAAAGCATCGAAAGGAGATACTTCTATGGATTATATCATCACAACCGAAAAGCTTACGAAGAAATATAAAAATTTCACTTCCGTCAGCAATGTTTCGCTTCATGTCCGCAAAGGCAGTATTTACGGTTTCCTCGGCCCCAACGGGGCTGGAAAATCCACTACCATGAAGATACTGCTGGGACTAACCGCCCCTACAAAAGGTAGTTTTACCATTGACGGGAAACACTTTCCCAATGATCGGCTGGAAATTTTGAAGGAGATCGGTTCTTTTATCGAATCGCCCTCGTTCTATGCGAACCTCACCGGCCGGGAGAACCTTGATATCATTCGCCGAATTCTGCGGCTGCCAAAGAGCACCGTCGAAGAGGCGTTGGAACTGGTTGGACTCACCGAGTTTAGTGACCGGCTTGCAAAAAAGTATTCGCTGGGCATGAAACAGCGGTTAGGACTTGCCGGGGCGCTGCTGGGCAGACCGCCTATCCTCATTTTGGACGAACCGACCAATGGCCTCGACCCCTCCGGTATTCATGAGATTCGCAATCTGGTAAAATCTCTGCCTAGTCTCTACGATTGCACTGTATTGATTTCCTCCCATATGCTGTCGGAAATCGAGCTGATGGCAGACGATATTGGCATTCTTAATCATGGCCGCCTGCTGTTTGAGGGGAGCTTGGACGATCTTCGCCAAAGCGCGCAGCAATCCGGCTTCGCCGCTGACAATCTGGAAGATATGTTTCTCTCTATGGTTGAAAAGGACAATGCGTCCAGAAAGCAGAGGGCGCAACTATGAACACGCTCGCAATCGAGCTCCGGAAAGAGAAGCGAACCGGAATAATCCCTGTCCTGCTGACGGTTGGCATCTTAGGAGCAGCCTATGCTTTTGTCAATTTCCTTGTACGGAAAGACACGCTTCTGAACCTGCCGCTGGCGCCAATGGATGTTCTGCTAACCCAACTCTACGGCATGATCATGATTTTAAATATGTTCGGCATCGTCGTCGCCACCTGCTTGATTTACAACATGGAGTTCAAGGGAAATGCCGTCAAAAAAATCTATCTGCTGCCAATGAGCGTTTCAGAAATGTACTTCTGCAAATTTCTGATATTGACCGTACTTCTGCTCATTGCGATTGCAATTCAAAACTTGGCACTCGCACAGATCGGCATGGCCGATTTACCGCAGGGCACCTTTGAAATGAACACATTAATATCCTTTGCAGCCTATTCCTTTATTACTGCTATGCCGGTGTTGTCCTTTATGCTGCTAGTTTCATCCCGGTTTGAGAATATGTGGGTTCCGCTTGGAGTAGGCGTTGCCGGGTTTTTAAGTGGCATGGCTTTGGCCACGTCCAAGTTGGCTTTGTTGATGATTCATCCGTTCGTCGTGATGCTGAAACCTGCCGTTGCCTTGAGTGCCCAACCGGACAGTGCAGTGATCATTGTTTCCGTGGTCGAAACGATCATTTTTCTGATTACCGGACTATGGATGGCCAAACATCTGCGTTATGAATAAGGAGGGCGGATTAAAATGAGTTTTTTAGAATTGCTTAAAATTGAATTTATGAAAGTGAAGCGTTCAAAAATTGTCCCTTTGATTTTTGTTGCCCCGTTATTGGTGGTAGCATCCGGAATTGCAAACTTGAGCAGCTATTTCACCCCGGAGTATACAAATGCGTGGCCAGCCATGTTCATTCAAAGCGCACTGGTCTACGCCTATTATTTGCTTCCGCTGAGCATGATTGTTGTTTGTGTCATGATTGCCGGACGTGAAACGCAGAACAACGGCGTCTTAAAAATGCTAGCCTTGCCTGTCAGCCGGTATGCACTTTCGCTGGCAAAATTCTGTGTATTAATATTTTATCTTTTTATGGAAATGGTGGTCTTCTTGGCGGTGTTCGTTATCGCCGGACTGATTGCCACAGGTGCGATGGGAATTACCGAAACGCTGCCTGTCTTGTATTTGCTTAAATGGTGTATTGGGCTATTCCTTACTATGCTTCCCAGCGTGGCAATGATGTGGGCCATTACAGTACTGTTCGAAAAGCCACTGCTTTCTGTTGGCTTGAATTTGCTGCTTGTGATTCCCGGCGTGCTGGTCGCAAACACGCCGCTTTGGATTGCCTATCCGTACTGTTACAGCGGCTATCTGGTGTCATGCTTCCTACATGAATTTACAACCGCATCTTCTGATCCCGCCTTTTCGCTGATACCCTTCCTACCCTGCGCTGTCTTGGTTTTTGTACTGGTTTTAACGCTGGCTGTTACCCAATTCGGGAAAAAAGAAATGAGGTAAATTATTATGGTGAATAGAAAACTGCAAAAAGTAAGCGTCGTTACGCTGATTGTCAGTGCCCTGCCACTGGCAACCTTCATTCCGGTTTTGTTAAAAATCACTTTGCTGGATGGAACCCGTGGTATTTGGTCCGTTGCTAATATTGTTTTTGTCCTCGTGGGTCTTTGCCTTTCCATCGTATGTGTGCGAAACCGTGAGAGTCGGAGCGTTGTGAATATAGCTTCTATGATAATTAGCCTATTCTGGGTGTTGTTGATGGTTGGAATTGCCGTTCTGGCTTTGTTTTTGAATTTTCTGCAATAGCGAGGCAGCTCAAAGTATGAGCGGCACCGGCCGCTGCTATGATAATGCCAGGATGGAAATACTTGCTTCATTTTCTCATAATTCAGTCAGTCCT
This is a stretch of genomic DNA from Acetobacterium woodii DSM 1030. It encodes these proteins:
- a CDS encoding ABC transporter permease encodes the protein MSFLELLKIEFMKVKRSKIVPLIFVAPLLVVASGIANLSSYFTPEYTNAWPAMFIQSALVYAYYLLPLSMIVVCVMIAGRETQNNGVLKMLALPVSRYALSLAKFCVLIFYLFMEMVVFLAVFVIAGLIATGAMGITETLPVLYLLKWCIGLFLTMLPSVAMMWAITVLFEKPLLSVGLNLLLVIPGVLVANTPLWIAYPYCYSGYLVSCFLHEFTTASSDPAFSLIPFLPCAVLVFVLVLTLAVTQFGKKEMR
- a CDS encoding response regulator transcription factor; the protein is MNHSFLHDKKLLLVDDEPDLLKLVTAILMDDGFENIVGAASVWEGVAAAKEEKPDLAILDVMLPDGDGFSLMQQMRVFTDVPIIFLTAKDEATDKLAGLGLGADDYIVKPFLPQELLLRVYAVLRRCYKEDALLIKLEGSTVDFSRAEVIKENEVISLTAKEHALLEALARNEGKIVTVDALCEALWGDNPFGYENSLNAHIRRIREKIETDPSKPVSLITIKGLGYKLNTRK
- a CDS encoding ABC transporter permease; this encodes MNTLAIELRKEKRTGIIPVLLTVGILGAAYAFVNFLVRKDTLLNLPLAPMDVLLTQLYGMIMILNMFGIVVATCLIYNMEFKGNAVKKIYLLPMSVSEMYFCKFLILTVLLLIAIAIQNLALAQIGMADLPQGTFEMNTLISFAAYSFITAMPVLSFMLLVSSRFENMWVPLGVGVAGFLSGMALATSKLALLMIHPFVVMLKPAVALSAQPDSAVIIVSVVETIIFLITGLWMAKHLRYE
- a CDS encoding ABC transporter ATP-binding protein; this encodes MDYIITTEKLTKKYKNFTSVSNVSLHVRKGSIYGFLGPNGAGKSTTMKILLGLTAPTKGSFTIDGKHFPNDRLEILKEIGSFIESPSFYANLTGRENLDIIRRILRLPKSTVEEALELVGLTEFSDRLAKKYSLGMKQRLGLAGALLGRPPILILDEPTNGLDPSGIHEIRNLVKSLPSLYDCTVLISSHMLSEIELMADDIGILNHGRLLFEGSLDDLRQSAQQSGFAADNLEDMFLSMVEKDNASRKQRAQL
- a CDS encoding sensor histidine kinase — protein: MKSFGRYIARHLAAFAVFVIVLLLINTVSFGWTFHNVITKDYGETSPSNMLEDIAAASNFDGISEEARQKLQSNHIWAMFLDSEGQCAWSVDLPENIPDIYSVQDVAVFSRGYLKDYPVFVWNAEEGLLVLGYPKDSYTKLISNYFSIRAIQALPLYFMGMLAIDLLLLFLAYYLSKRKIIRNTEPIVASIETLADGKPVSLAVRGELSEVANSVNKSSLILSRQNEARANWISGVSHDIRTPLSMIMGYAGRLADSTVADNSIKEQAEIILKQSIKIKELVQDLNLVSQLEYEMQPLHKEPVRLSKLLRSYVAEIFNTGVSDSYSIELEITPTAETATIDCAPRLISRAVSNLVQNSLKHNPQGCNVKLSLDCSGTSLILTIADNGIGLSAEKLQELDKKPHYMNSTDERLDVRHGLGLLLVRQIVEAHKGTMQIKSAANQGMTTTLIFPK